A window of Drosophila subobscura isolate 14011-0131.10 chromosome E, UCBerk_Dsub_1.0, whole genome shotgun sequence contains these coding sequences:
- the LOC117891602 gene encoding zinc finger protein 423 homolog isoform X2, translated as MMALKMLYRGPSSRLENLIEKIQATKEITNNDMYSTHTSSSYSPSISDGTMTPNAHHLAAASGNALQEDLHHTADGKSNGVPGAEEPAKPAKRQPHFHHHHHHYHHQQALKIANKLRKINKEAKLAAAGGAGAGAGAGAGAGAGAAAKFDKLTGEGIKSRGDGSYQCQFCDKTFPRLGYLKHHVQSHAEHLPFKCEYCAKLFKHKRSRDRHKKLHTNERNYKCPHCEAAFSRSDHLKIHMKTHDIQKPFQCSMCNRGYNTAAALTSHMQKHKKNAAILAAGGNPNALNYSPRSTGSASASVSSNGSLHKRRYALALATDSSPSRLDFPKRSRSSHVPTPTPLLRCSYCPKVTEFSSLEQLNAHLQSVHEQQQQSQQERQPSGKSNAVQEADTFQLSCEYCTMKFGNIAGLFQHMRATHLDRLSSPNSYYEHFNRLATAGTFSPRLALDLPKIKPDLGSPERENRASEEDLPTDLSSNKRRPPTPANNPPPPPQAAAPPGIFFCNQCNAGLPDFESFRNHLKSHIAEGMQLVCPHCGLSLPEQSDFERHVVGHFLIASSEFNCGSSCGKSFGKAEELQQHLSAEHVLTLLKCALCSEVCDTRMAMQLHLACAHSQETKLLRCSACMEVFRSDGDFHVHVKTRHQLVGGNHHQQQQQQQHPHQHHPASNPLQCMFCRAVCSSELEMHFHLAAHARQFRCPSCPETFHVEFLLDRHMQSQHGGAKDKEQSSPNMGSLYVNALLPPLAAAAAAAAATNNNSSIIDYNVAFKGLFGGGGSASGASAPTGSKFYSPLQVDTKAQSSPHPALMYGLSQRYLMEMYAAKSTSPVNSSAHESAGGGGGGPGAAAAPPAPQAPPPQATPAATFSCGMCERQDLRSEAELHSHRKLAHNLKTGVSLRCAYCAGNFKSRAELEQHMKSCHNSTGKHKCLICDEIFPSPAILAEHKLQHSKVGQSGKCAHCSHPLEDVAAFRAHLSEHGSDGASLPLACICCRQTLHSEFELSLHAKFHTKSASSGGSLQEPACALCLEPLPGPVEGPTTPAKLCEKCCRKHNLNGKRSKGSEAPVLQAPPPAAPYLENRCNLCKMILPHAQKLQEHLVEHTFAGTEQRGYNCYICSAVFTAPGGLLGHMAEHGAHSRPYDCSICPEKFFFRAELEHHQRAHELRPAVHRPAMAKPEPPLRRSASPSPSPVRSPTTVKQELYDSDTAHSGADEPEPAAEEEEYIEVEQVPHETRPRDVMSQLERATNSA; from the exons ATGATGGCCCTAAAAATGCTTTATCGCGGCCCCAGTTCGCGCTTGGAGAATCTAATTGAGAAGATTCAGGCCACCAAGGAGATCACAAATAACG ACATGTACAGTACCCACACCTCGTCCAGCTACTCGCCGAGCATATCCGACGGCACGATGACACCCAATGCCCATCATCTGGCGGCTGCCTCAGGGAATGCTTTACAGGAGGATCTCCACCACACGGCTGATGGCAAGTCCAACGGTGTGCCCGGCGCGGAGGAGCCTGCCAAGCCTGCGAAGCGACAGCCGCACttccaccatcaccatcatcactACCATCACCAGCAGGCCCTGAAGATTGCCAACAAGCTGCGCAAAATCAATAAGGAGGCCAAGCTGGCAGCCGCCGGAGGAGCAggcgctggagctggtgccGGGGCCggagctggcgctggtgcAGCCGCAAAGTTTGATAAGTTGACAGGCGAAGGCATTAAGAGTCGCGGCGACGGCTCCTATCAGTGCCAGTTCTGTGATAAGACATTTCCCCGTCTCGGCTACTTGAAGCATCACGTGCAG AGCCATGCCGAGCACTTGCCCTTCAAGTGCGAGTACTGCGCCAAGCTGTTCAAGCACAAGCGCTCCCGGGATCGCCACAAGAAGCTGCACACCAACGAGCGGAACTACAAGTGTCCACACTGCGAGGCAGCCTTCTCCAGGAG CGATCATCTGAAGATCCACATGAAGACGCACGACATACAGAAACCGTTCCAGTGCAGCATGTGCAACCGGGGCTACAACACGGCTGCCGCACTCACCTCGCACATGCAGAAGCACAAGAAGAATGCCGCCATACTGGCAGCCGGCGGCAATCCCAATGCCCTCAACTATAGTCCCAGGTCCACGGGCTCCGCCTCGGCGTCCGTGTCCAGCAATGGGAGTCTGCACAAGCGGCGCTAtgcgctggctctggccacCGACAGCAGTCCCAGTCGGTTGGACTTTCCCAAGAGATCGCGCAGCAGTCAtgtgcccacgcccacgccgctgctgcgctgcagctACTGCCCCAAGGTGACGGAGTTCAGCAGCCTCGAGCAGCTGAATGCACATCTCCAGAGTGtccacgagcagcagcagcagtcccagcagGAGCGACAGCCATCGGGCAAGAGCAATGCCGTGCAGGAGGCGGACACCTTCCAGCTGAGCTGCGAATATTGCACCATGAAGTTCGGCAACATTGCCGGCCTCTTCCAGCACATGCGCGCCACCCACTTGGATCGTCTGAGCAGCCCCAACTCCTACTACGAGCACTTCAATCGCCTGGCCACCGCGGGCACCTTCAGTCCGCGACTGGCGCTGGATTTGCCCAAGATTAAGCCGGATCTGGGCAGCCCGGAGCGAGAGAACCGAGCCTCGGAGGAGGACCTGCCCACGGATCTGAGCAGCAACAAGCGAAGACCACCGACGCCAGCCAAcaatcctcctcctccaccgcaGGCAGCGGCCCCTCCCGGCATCTTCTTCTGCAATCAGTGCAACGCGGGACTGCCCGACTTTGAGAGTTTCCGCAATCATCTGAAGAGTCACATTGCCGAGGGCATGCAGCTGGTCTGTCCCCACTGCGGGCTGAGTCTGCCGGAGCAGTCGGACTTCGAGCGGCACGTCGTGGGGCACTTCCTCATCGCCAGCTCCGAGTTCAACTGCGGCTCCAGCTGTGGCAAGAGCTTCGGCAAggcggaggagctgcagcagcatctcagCGCCGAGCATGTCCTCACGCTGCTGAAGTGCGCCCTCTGCTCGGAGGTGTGCGACACGCGCATGGCCATGCAGCTCCATCTGGCCTGCGCCCACAGCCAGGAGACGAagctgctgcgctgcagcGCCTGCATGGAGGTCTTCCGCTCCGACGGGGACTTCCATGTGCACGTCAAGACGCGCCACCAGCTGGTCGGCGGcaaccatcatcagcagcagcagcagcagcagcacccacaccAGCATCATCCCGCATCCAATCCGCTGCAGTGCATGTTCTGCCGTGCCGTTTGCTCCTCCGAGCTGGAGATGCACTTCCATCTGGCGGCGCATGCGCGACAGTTCCGCTGCCCCTCCTGCCCGGAGACCTTCCACGTGGAGTTTCTGCTGGACAGGCACATGCAGAGCCAGCATGGCGGCGCCAAGGACAAGgagcag agCTCGCCCAACATGGGCAGCCTCTATGTGAAcgcgctgctgccaccgctcgcagcagctgccgcagccgcagcggccaccaacaacaacagcagcatcatcgaCTACAACGTGGCCTTCAAGGGGTTGTTCGGCGGGGGAGGATCTGCCAGCGGAGCCAGTGCACCCACTGGGTCCAAGTTCTACAGCCCGCTGCAGGTGGACACGAAGGCGCAAAGCTCGCCACATCCCGCGCTGATGTACGGCCTCAGCCAGCGCTATCTGATGGAGATGTACGCCGCCAAGTCCACGTCGCCGGTGAACAGCAGCGCCCACGaatcagcaggaggaggaggaggaggaccaggagctgctgccgctccaccagcaccacaagCGCCTCCGCCGCAAGCCACTCCAGCTGCCACCTTCAGCTGCGGCATGTGCGAGCGGCAGGATCTGCGCAGCGAGGCGGAACTCCACTCGCACCGGAAGCTGGCCCACAACCTCAAGACGGGCGTCAGCCTGCGCTGCGCCTACTGCGCGGGCAACTTCAAGTCGCGggcggagctggagcagcacatGAAGAGCTGCCACAACTCGACGGGCAAACACAAGTGCCTCATCTGCGACGAGATCTTCCCCTCGCCGGCCATCCTCGCGGAGCACAAGCTGCAGCACTCGAAGGTGGGGCAGTCGGGCAAGTGCGCCCACTGCAGCCATCCGCTGGAGGATGTCGCCGCCTTCCGGGCCCACCTCAGCGAACATGGCAGCGACGGGGCCTCCCTGCCGCTGGCCTGCATCTGCTGTCGCCAGACCCTGCACTCGGAGTTCGAGCTGAGTCTCCATGCCAAGTTCCACACGAAGTCCGCGtccagcggcggcagcctgCAGGAGCCAGCCTGCGCCCTCTGCCTGGAGCCACTGCCCGGGCCAGTGGAGGGGCCCACCACTCCAGCGAAGCTCTGCGAGAAGTGCTGCCGCAAGCACAACCTCAACGGCAAGCGGAGCAAGGGCAGCGAGGCGCCCGTGCTCCAGGCCCCGCCACCGGCGGCGCCCTACCTGGAGAACCGCTGCAACCTGTGCAAGATGATCCTGCCACACGCCcagaagctgcaggagcacCTCGTGGAGCACACCTTTGCGGGCACCGAGCAGCGCGGCTACAACTGCTACATCTGCTCGGCTGTGTTCACGGCACCCGGCGGCCTCCTCGGCCACATGGCGGAGCACGGCGCCCACTCGCGGCCCTACGACTGCAGCATTTGCCCCGAGAAGTTCTTCTTCCGCGCCGAGCTGGAGCACCACCAGCGGGCACACGAGCTGCGTCCAGCGGTGCATCGTCCAGCGATGGCCAAGCCAGAGCCTCCGCTGCGACGCAGCGCCTCGCCCAGTCCGAGTCCCGTGCGAAGTCCCACGACCGTCAAGCAGGAGCTCTACGACTCGGATACGGCGCACTCGGGTGCCGATGAGCCAGAGCCCGctgcggaggaggaggagtacatAGAGGTGGAGCAGGTGCCACACGAGACGCGGCCCAGGGATGTCATGTCCCAGCTGGAAAGGGCCACAAACAGCGCCTGA
- the LOC117891595 gene encoding uncharacterized protein LOC117891595: protein MWKKLIIAVVLVAFIGVQFASSLTCYSCIDATSCRNPTVQTCTNATANASSLWLSTYHNDVPVVAGSQSFMCTNLTYYTGPQIPPTASMGPNNNVTSQFLGCAHPDIRICARTLTDPEARATWNSHCGVCYTDNCNYDGPAGTFSSSAYTIIGSIAVLLLAKVLR, encoded by the exons ATGTGGAAGAAATTGATTATAGCTGTGGTGCTTGTGGCCTTTATTGGCGTGCAGTTCG CCAGCTCGCTGACATGCTACAGCTGCATTGATGCCACCTCCTGCAGGAATCCCACGGTCCAGACCTGCACCAATGCCACGGCTAATGCGAGCAGCCTCTGGCTGTCGACGTACCACAACGATGTGCCCGTAGTGGCTGGCAGCCAGAGCTTCATGTGTACCAATCTCACCTATTACACGGGCCCTCAAATCCCGCCCACAGCATCCATGGGCCCCAACAACAATGTCACGAGCCAGTTCCTTGGCTGCGCCCATCCGGATATTCGCATCTGTGCCCGTACCCTGACCGATCCGGAAGCCAGGGCAACCTGGAACTCGCACTGCGGCGTCTGCTATACTGACAACTGCAATTACGATGGACCCGCGGGCACCTTTAGTAGCAGCGCGTACACCATAATTGGCTCCATCGCTGTGCTGCTCTTGGCCAAGGTTCTTAGATGA